TAATGAATTAGGTTAATTGACTCTAACAAATTAGACTTATTGTTAGTAAAAAATGCCGTAAAGAAGTGTAAAATGTTTTGAGAATTTTTTAGGAATTTAACAATTGTGTgcttaaaaatgttttgtaaTTAATACACTTCTAATAAGATGGATTCTCTCATAAAATCAGCCATGAAAgggaaaattttaaaactataaaaacaaGTTTCAAACTAGGGTAATTATATATTACATTTGATCAAACTACTCTTTTGGATTGCAATTCAGCTAATTTTCAGCCAATCCAGATTTTATAATCTACAAAAAAATGATTGAATCTTTCTAGATTTCATTAAAGCAATATTTAAGCGATGATAATGTTAGAAAAATGGGTTTTCAAAGACAAGAATCTCCTTTAAAATAAGTAGtccaaaaacaaattgagATATAAagctaaaatttaaaatttaaagtctTTAGAAggataataataaatatatatgtatatccttagttaatttctttcttttacaTCTGGCATCAGAATCTCtattttggttttcgtttCTGTAAAATGAGTGCAAAGCTTTTATGAACTTTATTTTTGGCTTGTTAAATCATATAAACTTGAAATTTATGTGTTGTGTGTGGCAGTTTAGTGACCCGGCTTAAGGATGTCTGGAGTCAGTTGATTACCAAATGCTGTTAACACGCTAAAACTTCAACTCGACGCACCATAAAATGGTGACATAAACCAACCCACTTTATAGGTGATGGGTATACAtgtatttatacatatgtaggccAATTCTTAGGAAACTGACGCCTCTTGTGGTGCCTatcaaatgcaaacactgaGCAAATCTGCACTGCAGCACGCACAGCCCTCCCCCACACCACACAGACTTGCCACTTGGCTGGACGATCAAAttgtaatatatgtatgtttgtttgtttgtttatttgggtgtgtgtgtgtgtctatattCCAGAGGCACGCAAGAAGGATAAAGGCCAGGGACTGCTACTGGCCATGGCACTGATGTTTGGCAAAATGATGGCAGTTGTGGGACTTGGTGGCATTGGAGCTTTGGCCTTGAAGGCTCTAGGCGTTGCCATGGTGGCTCTAATGATGCCCGGAATGCTGGGCTTAAAAACAGCTGCTCAGCATGGAAACGAGTCGAGTCATAGCATTTCATATGTCACCGGTGAAGGACATCATCATAAGCGACGACGACGAGCGGCCTGGCAGGTGGTCTCCGAGCAGCAGGAACAACCTTTGGCCTACCGAGCCTACATAAACTAAAAATGTTTGACAATCATTCTCAGAATCTACATCTTATGTTAAGTAATTTATTCGTTATGCtagagaaatacaaaaattgtttcaacTTTTGTTACTACTTCAAGTTACTTTTTGGGCTTTTGAatgagatgttattatttcgtttctgttttgtaCTTTAACTAATTTgcgtttttatttcttttactatatttataattttatttgttactAACACAGCGATGCCGgggatgctgctgctgctggtggctGTTGCTCTTCGGTTTTTGAAATCGGTGAAAGTTTATTTGAGCCCAGTTGTTGGCATTATACTGGCAGgcagcatcaacaacaaaagcaatagCAAGCAACCTACACATAGTCACAGCAGCAGTCGATATACTCTCTATCTGTCCATAAGTATATGAGCTATTCTAGACAACACAAGGCAATAGATTGAACTagtatttttatgtttaatatttcttaataAATAGCAGTTAATTTGTTGAAAGTCATTACGAAATGTATCCAATTTCTAATTGTCTTTTGGCAGAGTGTTTGAACTTCGCATTGACCAAGTCTGAAactagtttttgttttgttttctcgCCTTTAATGTCATCATTTGTCAGACAGTTTATTGAGCCCTAATGTCAATTGCAATACCGATACAAATGCTCAGATACTATCTGCCTCCGTTATCTACCGGATATCGAAATTTAGTAAACTTTTTCGTTCGTTTAGTTCGTTTCGGTTCTGTTTGAGATCAGATTTCATCTGAACTTTTGttttccattcaaaaagaaGCAACCAAAAATCAACATGCATAATTATGTGTATGAACATATATAGATTGAATTTGCATAATGCGTTGAATAGCCA
This genomic interval from Drosophila willistoni isolate 14030-0811.24 unplaced genomic scaffold, UCI_dwil_1.1 Seg760, whole genome shotgun sequence contains the following:
- the LOC6653772 gene encoding LOW QUALITY PROTEIN: uncharacterized protein LOC6653772 (The sequence of the model RefSeq protein was modified relative to this genomic sequence to represent the inferred CDS: inserted 2 bases in 1 codon) codes for the protein MYNPLALIFCLLYLSNCVQSNDCGQDDTLYCRGXIRILNKSDKPLVIMPGMEIVPMHNESAVGKENPEETLLDSLANYLRTHEVNVKLVDLLEEGKLVEQASKARKKDKGQGLLLAMALMFGKMMAVVGLGGIGALALKALGVAMVALMMPGMLGLKTAAQHGNESSHSISYVTGEGHHHKRRRRAAWQVVSEQQEQPLAYRAYIN